The Paenibacillus sp. RUD330 genome has a segment encoding these proteins:
- a CDS encoding helicase DnaB: MRIDSRLQFTEHHRFCVYRSFSLSPLDQRMLTLIYQPMTGAAAASLYQFLYYQVAEGYSGYSSLDSQRKLFLGLGLDMNDAGRRELAACASVLEALGLLTTCRLFLPGQEDVMYEYELTAPLSPSEFFQNQHLSMLLRDKVGKYGVVSLQESLFQREPDELAQHELVKENISMPFYELFRLNAAVDLELEQALEETSPVRKAPVQPEQPSAGIQYGDLIYRFPRGSANRPYVERLRGDQDRMAQLNYVAYKYGLGAADLSRLLDEEDVFDGRGELQLDDLQLKAAQMYRQDRKRESDRARQTSRMQEETEAEQPEHGVLAEHYLPVPSQLSGRCDIQQYNMLMRNEPHTRFLRRFFPGAVPDWIERQFERIDLHYKLPGPVINVLVHYVFGMKGSSRVTKTFIEAVASNMLVQQVDEFEKAVGYVREQIEVERSREAQQAGAPGRGQAASQPRSAPAAGGRGGYRRTGVSRKPVLPVAGDDAASAPEVSPEELEEILQLARKLDGK, encoded by the coding sequence ATGCGCATAGACAGCCGGCTGCAATTCACCGAACATCACCGGTTCTGTGTGTACCGGAGCTTCTCGCTGAGTCCGCTCGACCAGCGGATGCTGACGCTTATATACCAGCCGATGACGGGAGCGGCCGCCGCTTCCCTCTATCAGTTCCTTTATTATCAGGTCGCGGAGGGATACAGCGGGTATTCCTCTCTCGACAGCCAGCGCAAGCTGTTCCTCGGTCTCGGCCTCGACATGAACGACGCCGGCCGCCGGGAGCTGGCCGCATGCGCCTCCGTCCTGGAGGCGCTCGGCTTGCTGACGACCTGCCGGCTGTTCCTGCCGGGCCAGGAAGACGTCATGTACGAATACGAGCTGACCGCGCCGCTGTCGCCGTCCGAGTTTTTCCAGAACCAGCATCTGAGCATGCTGCTGCGGGACAAGGTCGGCAAGTACGGCGTCGTGAGCCTTCAGGAGTCGCTGTTCCAGCGGGAGCCGGACGAGCTCGCCCAGCATGAGCTGGTCAAGGAGAACATCTCGATGCCGTTCTACGAGCTGTTCCGACTGAACGCCGCCGTCGATCTGGAGCTGGAGCAGGCTCTCGAGGAAACGTCGCCGGTCCGCAAGGCTCCGGTCCAGCCGGAGCAGCCGAGCGCCGGAATCCAGTACGGCGACCTCATCTACCGGTTTCCGCGGGGATCGGCGAACCGCCCTTATGTGGAGAGGCTGCGGGGAGACCAGGACCGGATGGCCCAGTTGAATTACGTCGCCTACAAATACGGTCTCGGGGCTGCCGACCTCAGCAGGCTGCTGGACGAAGAGGATGTATTCGACGGACGCGGCGAGCTGCAGCTCGACGACCTGCAGCTCAAGGCCGCCCAGATGTACCGGCAGGACCGCAAGCGCGAGAGCGACCGGGCGCGCCAGACCTCGCGGATGCAGGAGGAGACGGAAGCCGAGCAGCCGGAGCACGGCGTGCTCGCGGAGCATTATTTGCCGGTTCCGTCCCAGCTGTCCGGGCGATGCGACATCCAGCAGTACAACATGCTGATGCGCAACGAGCCGCACACCCGCTTCCTGCGCAGGTTTTTCCCCGGCGCCGTGCCGGACTGGATCGAGCGGCAATTCGAGAGGATCGACCTTCACTACAAGCTGCCGGGACCGGTCATCAACGTGCTCGTCCATTATGTCTTCGGGATGAAGGGATCCTCGCGCGTCACGAAAACGTTCATCGAAGCGGTCGCTTCCAACATGCTCGTGCAGCAGGTGGACGAATTCGAGAAGGCGGTCGGCTATGTGAGGGAGCAGATCGAAGTGGAGCGCTCCCGCGAAGCCCAGCAGGCCGGCGCCCCGGGCAGGGGACAGGCTGCTTCCCAGCCGCGGAGCGCCCCGGCTGCCGGAGGCAGAGGCGGATACCGCCGGACCGGGGTCTCGCGCAAGCCGGTGCTGCCGGTCGCGGGGGATGACGCCGCCTCCGCTCCGGAGGTATCGCCGGAGGAGCTGGAAGAGATTTTGCAGCTTGCGCGCAAGCTGGACGGCAAGTAG
- a CDS encoding YuiB family protein codes for MLQIIIATVLFFVMMFGIGFILNMLMKTTWFPIYLFLIVLVPIYIWSTWDHSVSVADNIGEFTFIDWMPVIGALVGAYVSGYAIRKLRIGGFKMF; via the coding sequence ATGCTTCAAATCATAATTGCGACGGTGCTCTTTTTTGTGATGATGTTTGGAATCGGATTCATCCTGAACATGCTCATGAAGACGACCTGGTTTCCGATTTATCTGTTCCTGATCGTACTGGTGCCGATCTACATATGGTCCACCTGGGACCACAGCGTCTCGGTGGCCGATAATATAGGAGAGTTCACGTTCATCGATTGGATGCCGGTCATCGGCGCCCTTGTCGGAGCCTACGTAAGCGGGTATGCCATCCGCAAGCTCCGCATCGGCGGCTTCAAGATGTTCTAG
- the hemQ gene encoding hydrogen peroxide-dependent heme synthase encodes MSDAAQTLEGWYVLHDFRTIDWQAWKAAGAGDRASALDSIQSMLAEWTRDEQDRKGSTAFYSVVGQKADFVIMHLRETLEELNELETSFNKSPLGDYAKPAYSYVSIVELSNYMSKPGEDPMQNPDIMARLKPTLPKARHICFYPMNKRRDGGDNWYMLGMDERRAMMRSHGMIGRQYAGKVKQIISGSVGFDNWEWGVTLFAEDALQFKKLVYEMRFDEVSARYGDFGEFFIGNLLDGAKLERLLSV; translated from the coding sequence ATGAGTGACGCAGCACAAACGCTGGAGGGCTGGTACGTTCTCCATGATTTCCGCACGATCGACTGGCAGGCCTGGAAAGCGGCAGGCGCCGGAGACCGCGCTTCCGCGCTGGACTCCATCCAATCCATGCTGGCCGAATGGACGCGCGACGAGCAGGACCGCAAGGGCAGCACGGCGTTCTATTCCGTCGTCGGCCAGAAAGCCGACTTCGTCATCATGCATCTTCGCGAGACGCTCGAAGAGCTGAACGAGCTGGAGACGAGCTTCAACAAGAGTCCGCTCGGCGACTATGCGAAGCCCGCCTACTCCTACGTCAGCATCGTGGAGCTCAGCAACTACATGAGCAAGCCGGGCGAGGATCCGATGCAGAACCCGGACATCATGGCCCGCCTCAAGCCGACGCTTCCGAAAGCCCGCCACATCTGCTTCTATCCGATGAACAAGCGCCGCGACGGCGGCGACAACTGGTATATGCTCGGCATGGACGAGCGGCGCGCGATGATGCGCAGCCACGGCATGATCGGCCGCCAGTACGCCGGCAAGGTCAAGCAGATCATCAGCGGCTCCGTCGGCTTCGACAACTGGGAATGGGGCGTGACGCTGTTCGCGGAGGACGCCCTCCAATTCAAGAAGCTCGTCTACGAGATGCGGTTCGACGAGGTGAGCGCTCGCTACGGCGACTTCGGCGAGTTCTTCATCGGCAATCTGCTCGACGGCGCCAAGCTGGAGCGGCTGCTGTCCGTTTGA
- a CDS encoding NAD(P)/FAD-dependent oxidoreductase, which produces MSNIPKIVILGAGYGGILTALKLQKQLNYNEADVTLVNKHDYHYITTHLHMPAAGTDNPENARVNISKLIDEFKIDFVKSTVVQIRTQDKKVILEDGTLSYDYLVVGLGGEPETFGIPGLAEHAMNIRSINSVRLIREHIEYQFARYKREPHRTDYLTFVVGGAGFTGIEFVGELADRIPQLCRAFDVDRSLVKLYNIEAAPSALPGFDPELVKYGMDVLAKKGVIFRIGTAIKECSPDGVIVGDGEEIRSKTVIWTGGIRGNRLIDEAGFETMRGRVKVDDYLRAPNQENIYIIGDNSLMFNEEGRPYPPTAQIAMQQGVTCAHNLVAAIRSQPLKTFAFSNKGTVASLGKGEGIGVAFGKKYQGRKAAWLKKMIDLRYLFIIGGIPLVLRKGKFF; this is translated from the coding sequence ATGAGCAATATACCGAAGATCGTCATACTGGGAGCAGGCTACGGAGGCATTCTGACCGCGCTGAAGCTCCAGAAGCAGCTGAACTACAACGAAGCGGACGTCACGCTCGTCAACAAGCACGACTACCATTACATTACGACCCATTTGCATATGCCGGCAGCGGGAACGGACAATCCCGAGAATGCCCGCGTCAATATCTCCAAGCTGATCGATGAATTCAAGATCGACTTCGTGAAGTCCACGGTCGTGCAGATCCGGACGCAGGACAAGAAGGTCATTCTGGAGGACGGTACGCTGTCCTACGACTACCTGGTCGTCGGACTCGGAGGAGAGCCGGAAACGTTCGGCATCCCGGGCCTCGCCGAGCATGCGATGAACATCCGCAGCATCAACTCGGTCCGCCTCATCCGCGAGCATATTGAATACCAGTTCGCGAGATACAAGCGGGAGCCGCACCGCACCGATTACCTGACGTTCGTCGTCGGGGGAGCGGGCTTCACCGGCATCGAGTTCGTCGGCGAGCTGGCCGACCGCATCCCGCAGCTATGCCGCGCGTTCGACGTGGACCGCTCGCTCGTGAAGCTCTACAACATCGAGGCGGCGCCGTCCGCGCTGCCGGGCTTCGATCCGGAGCTGGTGAAGTACGGCATGGACGTGCTGGCCAAGAAAGGCGTCATCTTCCGCATCGGGACCGCGATCAAGGAATGCTCGCCCGACGGCGTCATCGTCGGCGACGGCGAGGAGATCCGCTCCAAGACCGTCATCTGGACCGGGGGCATCCGCGGCAACCGGCTGATCGACGAGGCCGGCTTCGAGACGATGCGCGGCCGCGTCAAGGTCGACGACTACCTGCGGGCTCCGAACCAGGAGAACATCTACATCATCGGGGACAACTCCCTGATGTTCAACGAAGAGGGCCGTCCGTATCCGCCGACCGCTCAGATCGCCATGCAGCAGGGCGTCACCTGCGCCCATAACCTGGTCGCGGCGATCCGCAGCCAGCCGCTGAAGACATTCGCCTTCAGCAACAAGGGCACGGTCGCCTCGCTCGGCAAGGGCGAGGGCATCGGCGTCGCCTTCGGCAAGAAATACCAAGGCCGCAAGGCCGCCTGGCTGAAGAAGATGATCGACCTGCGCTACCTGTTCATCATCGGAGGCATCCCGCTCGTCCTGCGCAAAGGAAAGTTCTTCTAA
- a CDS encoding NAD(P)/FAD-dependent oxidoreductase, translating to MTGLESNAEPVDIAIIGGGPAGMFAAFYGGMRQASVKIIESMPQLGGQLAALYPEKYIYDVAGFPKVTAQELVDSLRRQLDHFAPEVCLEEKVASLVKHEERLFEIRTDKAVHWARAVIVTAGVGAFEPRRLELPEAALYEKKNLHYFVSDLHQFKGQKVLISGGGDSAVDWALMLEPIAESVTLIHRRDKFRAHEHSVAKLQASTVRVLVPTEIAKLEGEVYIERVTLRNVKTGEETVLDADTVIVNFGFVSSLGPIAEWGLDIEGSSIVVDTRMETSVPGIFAAGDITTYPGKLKLIAVGFGEAPTAVNNAKVYIDPSAKLSPGHSSNLKL from the coding sequence ATGACAGGATTGGAATCCAATGCGGAACCGGTCGACATCGCCATTATCGGAGGCGGGCCGGCGGGCATGTTCGCCGCCTTTTACGGCGGCATGCGCCAGGCATCCGTCAAGATCATCGAAAGCATGCCGCAGTTGGGCGGCCAGCTCGCCGCCCTGTATCCCGAGAAGTACATCTACGATGTAGCCGGCTTTCCCAAAGTGACCGCTCAGGAGCTCGTCGATTCGCTGCGGAGGCAGCTGGATCATTTCGCGCCGGAAGTGTGCCTCGAGGAGAAGGTGGCCTCTCTCGTCAAACACGAGGAGCGGCTGTTCGAGATCCGTACCGACAAAGCCGTCCATTGGGCCCGCGCCGTCATCGTCACGGCAGGCGTCGGCGCCTTCGAGCCCCGCAGGCTCGAGCTGCCGGAGGCGGCGCTGTACGAGAAGAAAAACCTGCATTACTTCGTCAGCGATCTGCATCAGTTCAAGGGCCAGAAGGTGCTGATCAGCGGAGGCGGCGATTCCGCCGTCGACTGGGCGCTCATGCTCGAGCCGATCGCCGAGAGCGTCACCCTGATCCACAGAAGGGACAAATTCCGCGCACACGAACACAGCGTAGCCAAGCTGCAGGCATCCACCGTCCGCGTGCTTGTCCCGACCGAGATCGCCAAGCTGGAGGGCGAGGTCTACATCGAGCGGGTCACGCTGCGCAATGTGAAGACCGGCGAGGAGACCGTGCTGGATGCGGATACGGTCATCGTCAACTTCGGCTTCGTATCGTCACTCGGCCCGATCGCCGAGTGGGGCCTCGATATCGAGGGAAGCAGCATCGTCGTCGACACCCGGATGGAGACGAGCGTGCCCGGCATCTTCGCTGCCGGCGACATCACGACCTATCCGGGCAAGCTGAAGCTGATCGCCGTCGGTTTC